A segment of the Catenuloplanes nepalensis genome:
CCTGACCACGGCCGCGGGTACGCCCGCGGCCGTGAAACCTGCACCGGCCAGCCGGAATGGGGTACGACGTTCGGCCGTCATTCGCGCAGGTCGTTGTCCCGCCGTCGGGCGCGGTGCCAGACTCGGGTGCCGGAACGCTCATGCGGAGGCACCCGATGGTGGCGAGATCCCCTCAACGACAAGCGTCGGCCGGCGCGGTCCGGCCCGATGGCGGACGACCGCTGCTCTACCCGGTGCCCGCCGCCGACCTGCCCGCACCGCTGCGCGCCCGCGCCACGCCCGGCGCCCGGTTCGCCGGCGCGGTCTTCCCGCTCACGCTGCCGCCGGTCCGGCGTGGCGAGCGCTACGCCGGCGCCCGGCTCACCGTCGACCTCCGGCATCCGGACCCGGTGCGCGCGCTCGCCGTGCACGCGGACCCGGGCGAGTTCGGCCTGCCGCCGGACGGCGACGCGACCACGCCGATCGGCTGGCGGGCCCGGCACGCGATCGCCGGCCGGATCCGGCCGGCCGGCTGGGGCGCCACCGTGGACGGCGCCGGCTCGTCCCGGTTCGGCTGGCGCTTCACCGACCGCCGGACCGCGCCGGACCTGCCGCGCGAGCTGGCCGGGCACGCGCTCCTGGAGATCCCGGAAGGCGTGTCGGCGCTGCTCGGCTTCCTCTCCGTGGACGTCGACCTGACCGGCGGCGGCCGGCACCACACCGGGCCGCAGCGACCGCGGCGCTTCTCCGTGCCGGTCCCGTCCGCCCCCGCGCCCGCGCCCGCGACGCTGCTGTGGCTGGCCGCCGCGCCGGAACCGCGCGACACCGGCCGGGACGGCGTGGCGGAGGTGCTGGCCGGGATCGCACCGGACAGCGGCCTCGGTGCCCGGCACCCGCTGCCCGGGCCCGGCGGCGCCCGGTTCGCCGCGCTGCCCGCGGACACCGACGTGGCCCGGCTGGCCGCCGCGCTCGCGGCCGCCGTCACGCGCGCGCCCGACGAACGGCTCCGCGTGCGCTTCGCGCTGCACCGCACGCTGGCCGGCGGCCCCCCGGCCGAGGCCGCGCTCACCGCGCTGCTGGAGGCCGCCGCGGTGCGGTCCGCGCTGGCCGAGCACCGGGACGCCACCTTCGCGCTGGTGGTGCCGGACGCGCTGTTCCGGGACGCGATCGCGGGCGGCGACGGCCCACCGGACCCGGCCGCGTTCCGCCGGATCACCGCGGACGGCGGCGGGCACGCGTGGCTCTACCTGCGCCGCCCGGGCCTGCCGGGATGAACGCGGTGAAAAATGATCCGCTGCCGGGCTGCGTTCCGGCGCCGGTGCGGCTTGGATGGAGGGGTAGACGAGTGTCGCGGCCCTAAGGAGCTTTCGATGGTCGACCACCGGAACAACCGTGAAGAGGCGCTCCGCATCCTGGAGGAGGCGTCGGCGAACCCCGCGGGCGACCGCCTGATCGCCGAGGCGCAGGTCCGCGCCCTCCTCTCCGTCGCCGACGAGATCCGCAGCCTCCGCGAGGCCCTCGCGACCCCACCCGGCTCCCCCACCCCGCCCGCCACCGCCTGAGCCCGGGCGACGGGATCGCGGCCGCGCCCGGCGACAGCGACCGGATCGCGGCCGCGCCCGGTGACCCGGCGACGGTGACCGCAACCCGATCGCGGCTGCCGCCGCCGGGACGGTGGCCCGAGACCGCGGCCGGGGAGACCGCGCAGGGCGCATCAGTGCGCCGCGGCCATGCCCACGTCGCGGGCGCGCAGCACGGTGACCGCAACCCGATCGCGGCTGCCGCCGCCGGGACGGTGGCCCGAGACCGCGGCCGGGGAGACCGCGCAGGGCGCATCAGTGCGCCGCGGCCATGCCCACGTCGCGGGCGCGCAGCACGGCCTGCGTCCGATCGGTGACGCCGATCTTCGCGAAGACCGCGGTGAGCTGGTTGCGGATGGTCTTCTCGCTGATGGTCAGGTGCTTGGCGATCTCCGCGTTCGGCTCGCCGGTGAGCAGGTGCGACATGATCTCCCGCTCGCGCGGCGTGAGCTTGTCGAACGGGGGCGGCAGCTCGCGCGCGGTGCCGCGGTTCATGCCGCCGAGCACGGTCGCGGTGATCGACGGGCCCAGCACCACGCCGCCGTTGCCCGCGGTGCGCAGCGCGTCGATCACCACGTCCGGGTCGTCGTCCTTGACCACGAAACCGGCCGCGCCCGCGTTCAGCGCCTTGAGGACGACGTCGTGGTCGTCGGTCATGGTCAGCATCACGATCCGGGCGGCGGGCCGGGCCGCGAGGATCCGGCGGGTCGCCTCGATGCCGTCGCCGTCCGGCAGCGCGAAGTCCATCGCCACCACGTCGGCCTGACCGGCGACCGCCTCACGCACCGCGTCCGCGACGGTCGACGCCTCGAGGACCTCGGAGACCCAGCTCTCGCCCTCCAGCATGGCCCGCAGCCCACGCCTCACCACCGGGTGGTCGTCCACCACGAGCACCCGCTTCGTCTGGGCCATGCGCGCCGCCTTCGGTTTTCCGGCCTCCTCCGGCGGTTCCCCCAAGTCCCCGCCTCTGCCAAGCAGAAGACGATAGTGCGCGTGCGGCCAACATCGGAACCGGCCCCGGTGCCTGGAACCCCAAAAGATCGTTTTCCCGTACGTTCCGCAGCCCGGCGGATCGGCGCGCGACGACACCGGGGGAAGCGGCCGGCACCCCCACCAGCCGCTCCCCCACTCACTGTCGTCTTGGTTACACCCCCCGGTCTTTCTGGACCACGACGGCACCGGTGCCCGCGGGAGCACTCGGAACGCAACCCGCCGGAAGCGGGAATATCGCCCTGTTTCTTCTCGAACTTGTCTTCTGATCAGGCCGATGCCGCTATCGGCAGGTGGACGCGGACCGCGGCGCCGTGCGGGACGGTCGAGGCGATGACGCACTCGCCGCCGAGTTCCTCCGCGCGCTCGCGCATGGACTGCAGGCCGACGCCGGCGCGGCCGTTGTCGGACGAGGCGAGCCCGACGCCGTCGTCGATCACCTCCAGGTCGAGCGTGCGGCTGCGGGTGATCGACACCCGGCAGTGCGACGCGCGCGCGTGCCGGGCCACGTTGTTGAGCGACTCGGAGACGATCCGGTACGCCGCGACCTCGACCGCGGCCGGCAGCCCGGTGAGATCGCCGTCCGCCTCGAACGTGACCTCCAGCCCTTCGGTGTCGAACCGCCGGCACTCGGCCCGCAGCGCCTCCCCCAGGCCGCGGTCCAGCGACGGCGGCCGCAGCGCGGTGACCAGCGAGCGCACCTCCGCGGTGCAGATCTGCAGGTCGCCGGTGAGCCCGTCGAGGATCTGGCTCACCTTGGACGGCCCGGAGAGCTTCCGGGCGGCCCGGACCTGCATGGCGATGCCGGTCAGCGCGGGTCCGACGCCGTCGTGCAGGTCGCGCCGGAGCCGGCGGCGCTCCTCCTCGCGCGCCATCACCAGGCGCTCCCGGGACTGGCGGAGGTCCTGGATGAGCCGGGTCGCCTCGGCCGCCATCGCCGCGTTGAGCGCGACGTCGGCGAGCAGCCGCCGTTCGCGGACGGTGAACCGGGCGCCGGGGCTGCGGCGGCCGACGAGCAGCCGGCCGACCTCGGTGCCGTGCGTCTGCATCGCGAACGTCTCCAGGTGGTCGCTGCGCTCGCCGTGCTCCGCGACGATCCTGGTCCCGTCCGCGTCGCTGAGCGCGACCGCGACGTAGGGCAGGCGCAGCGACTCCGCGACCGCGCTGGTCAGGCGCGGCAGGACGTCGCCGTACTCCGCGGTGTGCCGGAGCAGGTCGAGCAGCGCGGCGATCACCTTGTACGGATTCGCCCGGTCGCCGTAGAGCAGCTGGTCGACGCTCTGCTGCACCCGGCGGCGGACCGGCTCGAACCCGACCGCGATCAGCCCGGTGGCGACCAGCGACGCGTTGGTGTTGCCGGCGTCGCCGACCAGGACCATGCGCAGCGCGGTGACCACGGCCACGAACGTGACCACGACCAGCAGCGTCATGACGAGCCAGACCGTGGTGCGGTTGACCGCGCGGTCGAGGCCGTAGAGCCGGTAGCGCAGGATCGCCACGGCCATCGCGATCGGGACCGCGACCGCGATCAGCGGGAATCCGAGCGGGAATCCGAAGCCGGAGTCGAGCCCGATGCCGATGACCATCAGGATCGCGGCCGGGATGAGGCAGGCGAGCTGGCGGCGCGTGTCCCCCTCGGCCACGCGCCACCGCGCCCAGAGCGAGCCCACGATCGCGATGCCGAGCGTCAGCGTGACGGCGACCCCGATCAGGGCCACCAGCAGGGACAGCCGGCCGAGCGTCGTGTACTCGGGGTTGAACTCGATCAGGAACGCGTACGGCCGGTCGGCGGCGACGCCGGCCAGGCCCACGGTGGAGATCAGCACCGCGGCGCCGAGCGCCCAGGCCACCGCTCTCCACCGGCGGGACGGGAGCTTGCCGTCCGGGAAGAGCAGCAGCGCGAAGAGGACCAGGCCGAACGGCGGCCACCACAGCCACTTGCTGCACCAGACCAGGATCACGCTGCCGGTCCAGGAGCCGGCGAGGACGGAGATCGCGGCGCTGAGCCCGCCGACCG
Coding sequences within it:
- a CDS encoding response regulator transcription factor, which translates into the protein MAQTKRVLVVDDHPVVRRGLRAMLEGESWVSEVLEASTVADAVREAVAGQADVVAMDFALPDGDGIEATRRILAARPAARIVMLTMTDDHDVVLKALNAGAAGFVVKDDDPDVVIDALRTAGNGGVVLGPSITATVLGGMNRGTARELPPPFDKLTPREREIMSHLLTGEPNAEIAKHLTISEKTIRNQLTAVFAKIGVTDRTQAVLRARDVGMAAAH
- a CDS encoding sensor histidine kinase yields the protein MPRTRGWLGTPSGAIAAATFVIAVLSVIGQIISDNPYALDFIGLNAAIAVAFTAAGMLVLTGAPRHPVGLLMTVGGLSAAISVLAGSWTGSVILVWCSKWLWWPPFGLVLFALLLFPDGKLPSRRWRAVAWALGAAVLISTVGLAGVAADRPYAFLIEFNPEYTTLGRLSLLVALIGVAVTLTLGIAIVGSLWARWRVAEGDTRRQLACLIPAAILMVIGIGLDSGFGFPLGFPLIAVAVPIAMAVAILRYRLYGLDRAVNRTTVWLVMTLLVVVTFVAVVTALRMVLVGDAGNTNASLVATGLIAVGFEPVRRRVQQSVDQLLYGDRANPYKVIAALLDLLRHTAEYGDVLPRLTSAVAESLRLPYVAVALSDADGTRIVAEHGERSDHLETFAMQTHGTEVGRLLVGRRSPGARFTVRERRLLADVALNAAMAAEATRLIQDLRQSRERLVMAREEERRRLRRDLHDGVGPALTGIAMQVRAARKLSGPSKVSQILDGLTGDLQICTAEVRSLVTALRPPSLDRGLGEALRAECRRFDTEGLEVTFEADGDLTGLPAAVEVAAYRIVSESLNNVARHARASHCRVSITRSRTLDLEVIDDGVGLASSDNGRAGVGLQSMRERAEELGGECVIASTVPHGAAVRVHLPIAASA